A DNA window from Salvelinus fontinalis isolate EN_2023a chromosome 28, ASM2944872v1, whole genome shotgun sequence contains the following coding sequences:
- the LOC129826651 gene encoding beta-1,3-galactosyl-O-glycosyl-glycoprotein beta-1,6-N-acetylglucosaminyltransferase 4-like, producing the protein MKIRCALFHKLTQRCFLLSLALLLLCLLKLFYAKVTLRNSFYIEPYGITDRSSQNPKHQYNINCTAIYQLDPVEVGKSLEIRRKVIVDLEDDRLVSLTSDCERYIETRGYDVIPVSEEERGFPLAYSLVVHKNAAMVERIFRATYAPHNLYCIHYDQKSSQSFIAAMRNLAHCFPNLFLASKLESVQYAHITRLNADLNCLNDLLERSEVKWKYVINLCGQDFPLRSNGELVSELQALKGANMLETSRPSELKKQRFRFQHQLKDVPYEYRRLPVRTTQAKAPPPHGIEMFIGSAYFVLSRDFVHYVETSRVARDFLEWSADTYSPDEHFWATLTRIPGVPGEISRSAPDVTDLKSKTRLVKWNYLEGSLYPPCTGTHMRSVCIYGAAELRWLLNYGHWFANKFDPKVDPVLIKCLEEKLDEKRRQWENTVQN; encoded by the exons ATGAAAATAAGATGTGCCCTGTTCCATAAATTGACACAGAGGTGCTTCCTGTTGTCCCTGGCCCTGCTGCTGCTGTGTCTGCTGAAGCTGTTCTATGCTAAAGTAACTCTGAGGAACAGTTTCTACATCGAGCCCTATGGAATCACAGACCGCTCCTCACAGAACCCCAAACACCAGTACAACATCAACTGCACTGCCATCTACCAACTGGACCCTGTGGAG GTAGGGAAGTCATTGGAGATCAGACGCAAAGTCATTGTGGACTTGGAGGATGACCGCCTCGTGTCTTTAACCTCAGACTGTGAGAG GTACATCGAGACGAGAGGATATGACGTCATCCCAGTGTCGGAAGAGGAGCGGGGGTTCCCGCTGGCGTACTCCTTGGTGGTGCATAAGAACGCTGCCATGGTCGAGAGGATCTTCAGGGCCACCTATGCCCCTCACAACCTCTACTGCATTCACTATGACCAGAAG TCCTCTCAGAGCTTCATAGCAGCCATGAGGAACTTGGCTCACTGCTTCCCCAACCTCTTCCTAGCCTCCAAGCTGGAGTCAGTGCAGTACGCCCACATCACACGGCTTAACGCCGACCTCAACTGCCTCAACGACCTGTTagaaaggtcagaggtcaagtGGAAGTATGTCATCAACCTCTGCGGCCAGGACTTCCCCCTcag GTCGAACGGTGAACTGGTGTCGGAGCTGCAGGCGCTGAAAGGTGCCAACATGCTGGAGACCTCCCGTCCCAGCGAGCTGAAGAAACAGCGCTTCCGTTTCCAGCACCAGCTGAAGGATGTGCCCTACGAGTACCGCCGCTTACCCGTCCGAACCACCCAGGCCAAGGCGCCGCCTCCACACGGCATTGAGATGTTCATCGGCAGCGCCTACTTCGTCTTGTCCCGTGACTTTGTCCATTACGTCGAAACCAGCCGGGTGGCGAGGGACTTCCTGGAATGGTCAGCTGACACTTACTCTCCGGATGAACACTTCTGGGCGACGTTGACGAGAATCCCCGGTGTACCGGGAGAGATCTCCCGGTCTGCCCCAGATGTAACAGACTTGAAGAGTAAGACACGTCTGGTGAAATGGAATTATCTGGAAGGGTCTCTGTACCCTCCCTGCACTGGGACTCACATGAGGAGTGTCTGTATATATGGGGCTGCAGAGCTGCGATGGTTGCTAAACTATGGCCACTGGTTCGCTAACAAGTTTGACCCCAAAGTTGACCCGGTGCTTATCAAGTGCTTGGAGGAGAAATTGGATGAGAAACGTAGGCAATGGGAAAACACGGTGCAGAATTGA